One region of Catenuloplanes indicus genomic DNA includes:
- a CDS encoding aldehyde dehydrogenase family protein, giving the protein MDTRTDRDGTEVVTLDQATGAEVARYPVAGPAGVQRAVRSARDAAEPWRDLGFTGRTARLRAWRRDIARGGEELAALIHAENGKSVEDGRAEVVGLLAHLGFAIDNAERVLGRRDVPSTGEQEAWVEHLPYGVVGVLGPWNFPLVTPGAIVVHALAAGNAVVLKPSPITPGAGDWLARAWRRAVPDLPDVFQCVHGFAATGAALTEAGVDKVAFTGSVASGRAVAAACAHSLTPMLLELGGNDGAVVAEDADLDRAAAHITWGALQNAGLGCISLEVAYVVDEVHDALVERIAALAGAVRAGSGEHDPIGPVPLPAQIAVIQRHIRDALDRGAVAVVGGPAGDDDRYVQPTILANVPPDTLAATEETFGPVLSVVRVRDTEEAIARVNAGPYGLGSAVFSRRRGVAIARRLRVGMTSVNDALAFATNTGLPFGGRGHSGFGRKHGDEGLREFAYPHAVTVRTVPAPATAFGRAPGAMAAALTAARDLLESPDELESHGELADR; this is encoded by the coding sequence ATGGACACACGGACAGACCGGGACGGCACCGAGGTGGTGACGCTCGACCAGGCCACCGGCGCGGAGGTCGCGCGCTACCCGGTGGCCGGGCCGGCCGGGGTGCAGCGGGCGGTGCGGTCGGCGCGGGACGCCGCCGAGCCGTGGCGGGACCTCGGGTTCACCGGCCGCACGGCACGGCTGCGGGCCTGGCGGCGCGACATCGCCCGCGGCGGCGAGGAGCTGGCGGCCCTGATCCACGCGGAGAACGGCAAGTCCGTCGAGGACGGCCGCGCCGAGGTCGTCGGCCTGCTCGCGCACCTCGGCTTCGCGATCGACAACGCGGAGCGGGTGCTCGGCCGGCGCGACGTGCCGTCCACCGGCGAGCAGGAGGCATGGGTCGAGCACCTGCCGTACGGCGTGGTGGGTGTGCTCGGCCCGTGGAACTTCCCACTGGTCACGCCCGGTGCGATCGTCGTGCACGCGCTCGCCGCCGGCAACGCGGTCGTTCTCAAGCCCAGCCCGATCACGCCGGGCGCCGGTGACTGGCTGGCCCGCGCGTGGCGCCGGGCGGTGCCGGACCTGCCGGACGTGTTCCAGTGCGTGCACGGGTTCGCCGCCACCGGTGCGGCGCTCACGGAGGCCGGTGTGGACAAGGTCGCGTTCACCGGCAGCGTGGCCTCCGGGCGCGCGGTCGCCGCGGCCTGCGCCCACTCGCTCACCCCGATGCTGCTGGAGCTGGGCGGCAACGACGGCGCGGTGGTCGCCGAGGACGCGGACCTGGACCGGGCCGCCGCGCACATCACCTGGGGCGCGCTGCAGAACGCCGGCCTGGGCTGCATCAGCCTCGAGGTGGCATACGTGGTCGACGAGGTGCACGACGCGCTGGTCGAGCGGATCGCCGCGCTGGCCGGTGCGGTGCGGGCCGGCAGCGGCGAGCACGACCCGATCGGCCCGGTGCCGCTGCCCGCCCAGATCGCGGTGATCCAGCGGCACATCCGCGACGCGCTCGACCGCGGCGCGGTGGCCGTGGTGGGCGGCCCGGCCGGCGACGACGACCGCTACGTGCAGCCGACCATCCTGGCGAACGTGCCGCCGGACACGCTCGCGGCCACCGAGGAGACGTTCGGGCCGGTGCTGTCCGTGGTGCGGGTGCGCGACACCGAGGAGGCGATCGCGCGGGTCAACGCCGGGCCGTACGGTCTGGGCAGCGCGGTCTTCAGCCGCCGTCGCGGCGTGGCGATCGCCCGGCGGCTGCGGGTCGGCATGACCAGCGTCAACGACGCACTCGCCTTCGCCACGAACACCGGGCTGCCGTTCGGTGGCCGGGGACACAGCGGGTTCGGCCGCAAGCACGGCGACGAGGGGTTGCGCGAGTTCGCCTACCCGCACGCCGTCACGGTGCGCACCGTCCCCGCACCGGCGACCGCGTTCGGCCGCGCGCCAGGTGCGATGGCCGCCGCGCTCACCGCGGCCCGCGACCTGCTGGAGTCCCCTGACGAGCTGGAGTCCCACGGCGAGCTTGCGGACAGATGA
- a CDS encoding glycoside hydrolase family 16 protein, with protein sequence MPPHRIAGRIRRFVAAPRAALTALLTLAVFVLPETPAAAAAVLNGAEGVLDGAVARTAHGWTASSVAGPVTLRRVTGVSGPFSATTAMEIARAGGTGSWAMALAPLRNPASFFTVGRTYRMQAWVRDLHAARRPIGMLLANGNYAHRPADAAVYGEFTDAGWHLITRTFTATAAGRADTAVYLSLPGSGAFRFQVTGLTVKEHVAAMPAKAAVRPSRVISFAGRAGTAPSAATWNHETGGHGWGNREKQTYTTGTANSSVDGAGRLLISARRQTTKGTDGITRDFTSARLTTAGKVTIKPRSYVESAIIAPVGTGVWPAFWLVGADVKTVGWPASGELDILEGAGATPTVAHHGMHMAKIGDPSTDMPYGWGEAGGTVDLGVPLDSRAHRYGVYFDEHVVRFYIDHRPTMTFWASDAAASGRTWPFGKSAFIVLNVAIAASADPARSAPVRTMTVGEIGIYEGGVPF encoded by the coding sequence TTGCCTCCGCATCGCATCGCCGGCCGGATCCGACGGTTCGTGGCCGCCCCGCGTGCCGCGCTCACCGCACTGCTCACCCTCGCCGTGTTCGTCCTGCCGGAGACCCCGGCCGCCGCGGCCGCGGTCCTGAACGGCGCCGAGGGTGTGCTGGACGGCGCGGTCGCCCGTACCGCGCACGGCTGGACCGCGAGTTCGGTCGCCGGCCCGGTGACGCTGCGTCGCGTCACCGGCGTGAGCGGGCCGTTCAGCGCCACCACGGCCATGGAGATCGCCCGGGCCGGTGGCACCGGCAGCTGGGCGATGGCGCTGGCCCCGCTGCGGAACCCGGCCTCGTTCTTCACCGTCGGCCGGACGTACCGGATGCAGGCCTGGGTCCGTGACCTGCATGCCGCCCGCCGCCCGATCGGCATGCTGCTGGCCAACGGCAACTACGCGCACCGGCCCGCGGACGCCGCGGTCTACGGCGAGTTCACCGACGCCGGGTGGCACCTGATCACCCGCACGTTCACCGCCACCGCGGCCGGTCGCGCCGACACCGCGGTCTACCTGAGCCTGCCCGGCTCGGGTGCGTTCCGGTTCCAGGTCACCGGGCTGACCGTCAAGGAGCACGTCGCCGCGATGCCCGCCAAGGCCGCGGTCAGGCCCAGCCGGGTGATCTCGTTCGCCGGCCGGGCCGGTACCGCGCCGTCCGCCGCGACCTGGAACCACGAGACCGGCGGGCACGGCTGGGGCAACCGGGAGAAGCAGACGTACACCACCGGCACCGCCAACTCGTCCGTCGACGGCGCCGGCCGGCTGCTGATCTCCGCACGCCGGCAGACCACCAAGGGCACGGACGGCATCACCCGGGACTTCACCAGCGCCCGCCTCACCACCGCCGGCAAGGTGACGATCAAGCCGCGCTCGTACGTGGAGAGCGCGATCATCGCGCCGGTCGGCACCGGCGTCTGGCCCGCGTTCTGGCTGGTCGGCGCGGACGTCAAGACGGTCGGCTGGCCCGCGTCCGGCGAACTGGACATCCTCGAGGGCGCCGGCGCCACCCCGACCGTCGCCCACCACGGCATGCACATGGCCAAGATCGGAGACCCGAGCACCGACATGCCGTACGGCTGGGGCGAGGCCGGGGGGACCGTCGACCTCGGCGTCCCGCTCGACTCCCGCGCGCACCGATACGGCGTCTACTTCGACGAACACGTGGTGCGCTTCTACATCGACCACCGCCCCACGATGACGTTCTGGGCGTCCGACGCGGCCGCGTCCGGCCGCACCTGGCCGTTCGGCAAGAGTGCCTTCATCGTGCTCAACGTCGCGATCGCGGCCAGCGCCGACCCGGCCCGGTCCGCACCCGTGCGCACCATGACGGTCGGCGAGATCGGCATCTACGAGGGCGGCGTCCCGTTCTGA
- a CDS encoding DUF4132 domain-containing protein produces MTDEDTLVLPWAGYPWRGSGANWVPTPDAAGRVAAAAGRWASPAATLGGTQTPPDVTAAGLAWLAGERTPFGAAVIGTAMPADDGFRRVLADSWIIEHGLPFAARACLELAGLLFVKRSTNPAVLRVGGDASPHAEWHSNRTVAVLARVREAMAAAPDDEYQAAVAALAEGRAASPRHRVVASFLAPGEPWLADTLTVLATTGRHDSSTVLLAACARDRAELDAVFRATGWSLHSLESSPALLASVVGALGPDDALDLITGQEQRYLWHDWEGVAGLYLPLIAALPTDRAYRYLLGHLSARTVPAAARAGADRFPRRAARLLAAEPRPTPRHLDLLRRHVRAHPELAAALPPELAARFAPRDEPVAAVLPPVLATPPWTVRRKRTRPPSVDGLHGPDRERWVAWLTGPRAAVLDRARREPERAARALIPIAFGPAGPERRQATAALHTLAAEGHRGVVLAAAAGYGPAAATRIEPLLAADPLDALPTRIPELPAWLDVEALEPIRTPHGVLPDDAVRHVLTMLMISKPGEPYAGLDLVRQACDAASLGAFVRSLLQAWLLADAPAKEPWPLDAQAVFGDDVTATELAAQIRAWPAEGAHTRAVRGVDALARIGTETALRLLHEIATTMKTRTVRERAVLRTADVAGAIGMTPDGLADRLTPVFGLGPDATFPLDFGSRTVIAGFDAQLRPWVADATGRRLRSLPKAAAADDAELAAAAHKRFAEVKKGVRKVAADVVRRLESALAEQRPWTGAELRALTAHPLLFPVGARLLWVTADGTAFRIAEDRTFADAGDAPVPLDDDAEVRLAHPALGIDAAWPEIFADYEIVQPFPQLGREVFTPSEGERTSGTLTRFDGVKTGTGRLLGLERSGWRRISDPYGDGGRQHTLLRDLPGGRRVEVDLNPGIPAWQPASEPDQAIESVRVPLGTLSAVETSELIRDLTLATS; encoded by the coding sequence ATGACCGACGAGGACACGCTGGTGCTGCCGTGGGCGGGCTATCCGTGGCGCGGCTCCGGTGCGAACTGGGTGCCGACGCCGGACGCGGCGGGGCGGGTCGCGGCCGCGGCCGGCCGCTGGGCCAGCCCGGCGGCCACGCTCGGCGGCACCCAGACGCCACCGGACGTGACCGCGGCCGGCCTGGCCTGGCTGGCCGGGGAGCGGACGCCGTTCGGCGCGGCGGTGATCGGCACCGCGATGCCGGCGGACGACGGCTTCCGGCGGGTGCTGGCCGACTCGTGGATCATCGAGCACGGCCTGCCGTTCGCGGCCCGGGCCTGCCTGGAGCTGGCCGGCCTGCTGTTCGTCAAGCGGAGCACGAACCCGGCGGTGCTGCGCGTCGGCGGGGACGCCTCGCCGCACGCCGAGTGGCACTCGAACCGCACCGTCGCGGTGCTCGCCCGGGTGCGTGAGGCGATGGCGGCCGCGCCGGACGACGAGTATCAGGCGGCGGTCGCGGCGCTGGCCGAGGGGCGGGCGGCGAGCCCGCGGCACCGGGTGGTCGCGTCGTTCCTGGCGCCGGGCGAGCCGTGGCTGGCGGACACGCTGACGGTGCTGGCCACGACCGGCCGGCACGACTCCAGCACCGTGCTGCTGGCCGCGTGTGCGCGCGACCGGGCCGAGCTGGACGCGGTGTTCCGGGCCACCGGCTGGTCGCTCCATTCGCTGGAGTCCTCGCCGGCGCTGCTGGCCTCGGTCGTCGGCGCGCTCGGCCCGGACGACGCGCTGGACCTGATCACCGGCCAGGAGCAGCGGTACCTGTGGCACGACTGGGAGGGCGTGGCCGGCCTCTACCTGCCGTTGATCGCCGCGTTGCCGACCGACCGGGCGTACCGGTATCTGCTCGGCCATCTCAGTGCGAGGACCGTGCCGGCTGCGGCGCGCGCGGGCGCCGACCGGTTCCCGCGTCGCGCGGCCCGGCTGCTGGCCGCCGAGCCCAGGCCGACGCCGCGGCACCTCGACCTGTTGCGCCGTCACGTGCGCGCGCATCCGGAGCTGGCCGCCGCGCTGCCGCCGGAGCTGGCCGCGCGGTTCGCGCCACGCGACGAGCCGGTGGCGGCCGTGTTGCCGCCGGTGCTGGCCACGCCGCCGTGGACGGTCAGGCGCAAGCGCACCCGGCCGCCGTCCGTCGACGGGCTGCACGGCCCGGACCGGGAGCGGTGGGTGGCCTGGCTGACGGGTCCGCGCGCGGCCGTGCTGGACCGGGCGCGTCGCGAGCCGGAGCGGGCGGCCCGCGCGCTGATCCCGATCGCGTTCGGCCCGGCCGGCCCGGAGCGGCGGCAGGCCACGGCCGCGCTGCACACGCTGGCCGCCGAGGGCCACCGCGGCGTGGTGCTGGCCGCGGCCGCCGGGTACGGCCCGGCCGCCGCCACGAGGATCGAGCCGCTGCTGGCCGCCGATCCGCTGGACGCGCTGCCCACGCGGATCCCCGAGCTGCCGGCCTGGCTGGACGTGGAGGCGCTGGAGCCGATCCGCACGCCGCACGGCGTGCTGCCGGACGACGCGGTCCGGCACGTGCTCACCATGCTGATGATCTCCAAGCCGGGTGAGCCGTACGCCGGTCTGGATCTCGTTCGCCAGGCGTGCGACGCGGCGAGCCTGGGCGCGTTCGTCCGCTCGCTGCTGCAGGCCTGGCTGCTGGCGGACGCACCGGCGAAGGAGCCCTGGCCGCTGGACGCGCAGGCGGTGTTCGGCGACGACGTCACCGCGACCGAGCTGGCCGCGCAGATCCGCGCGTGGCCGGCCGAGGGCGCGCACACCCGCGCGGTCCGCGGCGTGGACGCACTGGCCCGGATCGGCACGGAAACCGCGCTACGGCTGCTGCACGAGATCGCCACGACCATGAAGACCCGCACGGTACGCGAGCGCGCCGTGCTCCGGACGGCGGACGTGGCCGGTGCGATCGGCATGACCCCGGACGGTCTCGCGGACCGGCTCACGCCCGTGTTCGGTCTCGGGCCGGACGCCACGTTCCCGCTGGATTTCGGTTCGCGCACGGTCATCGCCGGGTTCGACGCGCAGCTGCGCCCGTGGGTGGCCGACGCCACGGGCAGACGGCTGAGGTCGCTGCCGAAGGCCGCCGCGGCCGACGACGCGGAGCTGGCCGCCGCCGCGCACAAACGGTTCGCGGAGGTGAAGAAGGGCGTGCGGAAGGTCGCAGCCGACGTGGTCCGCCGCCTGGAGTCCGCGCTGGCCGAGCAACGCCCGTGGACCGGCGCGGAGCTGCGCGCACTCACCGCCCACCCGCTGCTGTTCCCGGTCGGCGCCCGCCTGCTGTGGGTGACCGCGGACGGGACCGCGTTCCGGATAGCCGAGGACCGCACGTTCGCGGATGCCGGCGACGCGCCGGTACCGCTGGACGACGACGCGGAGGTACGCCTGGCCCACCCCGCGCTCGGCATCGACGCCGCCTGGCCGGAGATCTTCGCCGACTACGAGATCGTGCAGCCGTTCCCGCAGCTCGGCCGCGAGGTGTTCACCCCGTCCGAGGGCGAGCGCACGTCCGGCACGCTGACCCGGTTCGACGGCGTGAAGACCGGGACCGGCC
- a CDS encoding four-helix bundle copper-binding protein: protein MTTTTMPMLETYPKTINLDRAALAAAIDALTACAQACTACADACLSEDMVAELTTCIRTDLDCADICTATARVLSRHTGYDANITRTLLQACVTACRTCGDECATHAGMHAHCRVCADACRACEQACRDLLAAIG from the coding sequence ATGACGACGACAACGATGCCGATGCTGGAGACCTACCCGAAGACGATCAACCTGGACCGCGCCGCGCTCGCCGCCGCGATCGACGCGCTGACCGCCTGCGCACAGGCCTGCACCGCGTGCGCGGACGCCTGCCTCAGCGAGGACATGGTCGCGGAACTGACCACATGCATCCGCACCGACCTCGACTGCGCGGACATCTGCACGGCCACCGCGCGCGTGCTGTCCCGGCACACCGGATACGACGCGAACATCACCCGCACGCTGCTCCAGGCGTGCGTGACCGCGTGCCGGACCTGCGGCGACGAGTGCGCCACCCACGCCGGGATGCACGCGCACTGCCGCGTCTGCGCCGACGCCTGCCGCGCATGCGAGCAGGCCTGCCGGGACCTGCTGGCGGCCATCGGCTGA
- a CDS encoding GOLPH3/VPS74 family protein, which yields MTMSLAEELVLIAYDTDGTAWGTGTAVNFAVAGAHLMELALAGRITVRDGRISVLDATPTGAPLTDAALATLAADPEPRRTKDWVNRLSKKALQPVLDHLVAAGVVERHDQKVLRLIPFTRYPSPGGVEPTAETERRRLMLAAVTDPAATPDDRTLAMVALVTAADWHRRAFPGVPRHTIRPRVTGVLDDLRTAVRGAIGDTYS from the coding sequence ATGACGATGTCGCTGGCCGAGGAACTGGTCCTGATCGCGTACGACACCGACGGCACCGCGTGGGGCACCGGCACCGCCGTGAACTTCGCCGTCGCCGGCGCACACCTGATGGAACTCGCACTGGCCGGCCGGATCACGGTCCGCGACGGGCGGATATCCGTGCTGGACGCGACCCCGACCGGCGCGCCACTCACGGACGCGGCCCTGGCCACGCTCGCCGCCGACCCGGAGCCGCGCCGCACCAAGGACTGGGTGAACCGGCTGTCCAAGAAGGCGCTCCAGCCGGTGCTGGACCACCTGGTCGCCGCCGGCGTCGTGGAGCGGCACGACCAGAAGGTGCTACGGCTGATCCCGTTCACCCGTTACCCGTCCCCGGGCGGCGTGGAGCCCACCGCGGAGACCGAGCGGCGCCGCCTGATGCTCGCCGCCGTCACCGACCCGGCCGCCACCCCGGACGACCGTACGCTGGCGATGGTCGCGCTGGTCACGGCCGCGGACTGGCACCGGCGCGCGTTCCCCGGCGTGCCCCGGCACACCATCAGGCCCCGCGTCACCGGCGTCCTCGACGACCTGCGCACCGCGGTCCGCGGCGCGATCGGGGACACGTACTCCTGA
- a CDS encoding methyl-accepting chemotaxis protein — protein sequence MATDAPSDPRADARADEAGAAARRLADALGAIDEALKLITVVAGRTHLLALNATIEAARAGETGKGFAVVAGEVKELAEQTATATESVSGLLAAIRSDVESVTAALSPR from the coding sequence ATGGCGACCGACGCACCATCGGACCCGCGGGCGGACGCCCGCGCGGACGAGGCCGGCGCCGCTGCCAGGCGGCTGGCGGATGCGCTCGGCGCGATCGACGAGGCGCTCAAGCTGATCACGGTGGTCGCCGGGCGGACCCATCTGCTGGCACTCAACGCCACCATCGAGGCCGCGCGGGCCGGCGAGACGGGCAAGGGCTTCGCGGTGGTCGCCGGCGAGGTCAAGGAGCTGGCGGAACAGACCGCGACCGCCACCGAGAGCGTGTCCGGCCTGCTCGCCGCGATCCGCAGCGACGTCGAGAGCGTCACCGCCGCACTCAGCCCCCGCTGA
- a CDS encoding alpha/beta hydrolase, with product MPTPERSRRTILTAGLTAAAATVAAVTTTPSPAPAAPAATPDPEQLLDSIADGFSRPARAPVMHTPAEQGLAYEDVTFPSRDGVPLEGWYIPAPGSGKLVIANHPMGFTRSGLPTHLEPWHSLWAPSGNGFEVNLIPDYRILHDAGYHVLAYDLRSHGLSGEGNGGLSSSGIFEARDVAGALAYARSRRDTRNLTIGLFSRCLGCSSTFAAMTQFPDAFRGVRCLVGPQPVTASVIMGKRLAALGLGDRLADFEQRIIARTGIGFGPRSPREWARNVRVPTLLYQVRGDVLTEPGDVQAMFDNLPVADKRLLWIDGTTARWDGYLEFQRRPEPMLDWFATHMS from the coding sequence ATGCCCACGCCCGAGAGAAGCCGCCGCACGATCCTCACGGCCGGCCTGACGGCGGCCGCCGCGACCGTGGCCGCCGTGACGACCACGCCGTCACCGGCCCCGGCCGCACCCGCCGCCACCCCGGACCCGGAGCAGCTGCTGGACAGCATCGCGGACGGTTTCAGCCGGCCGGCGCGCGCACCGGTGATGCACACCCCGGCCGAGCAGGGCCTGGCCTACGAGGACGTCACGTTCCCGTCCCGCGACGGCGTGCCGCTGGAGGGCTGGTACATCCCGGCGCCCGGCTCCGGCAAGCTCGTCATCGCGAACCACCCGATGGGCTTCACCCGTTCCGGGCTGCCCACGCACCTGGAACCGTGGCACTCCCTGTGGGCCCCGAGCGGCAACGGCTTCGAGGTGAACCTGATCCCGGACTACCGGATCCTGCACGACGCCGGCTATCACGTCCTCGCGTACGACCTGCGCAGCCACGGGCTCAGCGGCGAGGGCAACGGCGGTCTGAGCTCCAGTGGGATCTTCGAGGCCCGCGACGTGGCCGGTGCGCTCGCCTACGCCCGCAGCCGCCGGGACACCCGCAACCTCACCATCGGGTTGTTCAGCCGCTGCCTCGGATGCAGCTCCACGTTCGCGGCGATGACCCAGTTCCCGGACGCGTTCCGGGGCGTGCGGTGCCTGGTCGGGCCGCAACCGGTGACCGCGAGCGTGATCATGGGCAAGCGGCTGGCCGCGCTGGGCCTCGGCGACCGGCTGGCCGACTTCGAACAGCGGATCATCGCCCGCACCGGCATCGGCTTCGGCCCGCGCAGCCCGCGGGAATGGGCCCGCAACGTCCGCGTTCCCACGCTGCTCTACCAGGTGCGCGGCGACGTGCTGACGGAACCCGGCGACGTGCAGGCGATGTTCGACAACCTGCCGGTCGCGGACAAGCGGCTGCTGTGGATCGACGGGACGACCGCCCGCTGGGACGGCTACCTGGAGTTCCAGCGCCGCCCCGAGCCGATGCTGGACTGGTTCGCCACGCACATGTCCTGA
- a CDS encoding MFS transporter, whose amino-acid sequence MVTVTQVGYAVGIFLLVPLGDPRDRRRLIPLMLLLSAGMLLSAAAAPRYGWRLGGLGLTTVGAQLLTPLASELAVPDRRGSVVGSVASGVLIGILLSRTVSGAVAGLFGWRAIFLLAAAATVIAAAVLYRIVPVPAG is encoded by the coding sequence CTGGTCACCGTCACCCAGGTGGGGTACGCCGTCGGGATCTTCCTGCTGGTCCCGCTCGGCGACCCGCGTGACCGGCGGCGCCTCATCCCGCTGATGCTGCTGCTGTCGGCCGGGATGCTGCTGTCGGCGGCCGCGGCCCCACGGTACGGGTGGCGGCTCGGCGGGCTCGGGCTGACCACCGTCGGCGCGCAGCTGCTCACGCCGCTGGCCAGCGAGCTCGCCGTCCCGGACCGGCGGGGCAGCGTCGTCGGTTCGGTCGCGTCCGGTGTGCTGATCGGCATCCTGCTGTCCCGCACGGTGAGCGGCGCCGTCGCCGGCCTGTTCGGCTGGCGGGCGATCTTCCTGCTGGCCGCCGCCGCGACCGTGATCGCCGCGGCCGTGCTGTACCGGATCGTCCCGGTGCCAGCCGGATGA
- a CDS encoding LysR substrate-binding domain-containing protein, whose translation MDLRLLRYFLAVAEERHFGRAAARLHMTQPPLSRAIKQLETDLGTVLMHRSAAGVALTPAGDMLYAEASALLERADQVRARVASAAGDVTLTVGTLGDGGEAGGRLAEAFRRAHPSVTIRLREADFSDPTAGLRAGTADVALTRLPFDGTGLRVRELRADPVGAVLRTRDPLAGRDTLSLRDLDGRPWFQLPEGTDPLWRAYWNGATPAGDRPAGLVVRTVAECMQAVLWNGMVGIAPLTHTLPDGLAWVRLTDMPPSRLVVAWPVSRDSALISSFARIAAEIHR comes from the coding sequence ATGGACCTTCGACTGCTGCGCTACTTCCTGGCCGTCGCCGAGGAGCGGCACTTCGGCCGGGCGGCCGCCCGGCTGCACATGACCCAGCCACCGCTCAGCCGCGCCATCAAGCAGCTCGAGACGGATCTGGGCACGGTGCTGATGCACCGCTCGGCGGCCGGTGTCGCGCTCACCCCGGCCGGGGACATGCTGTACGCGGAGGCGTCCGCGCTGCTGGAACGCGCCGATCAGGTCCGCGCGCGGGTGGCGAGCGCGGCCGGGGACGTGACGCTGACGGTCGGCACGCTCGGTGACGGCGGGGAGGCCGGCGGCCGGCTGGCGGAGGCGTTCCGGCGCGCGCACCCGTCGGTCACGATCCGGCTGCGCGAGGCGGACTTCAGCGACCCGACCGCCGGGTTGCGCGCCGGTACGGCGGATGTGGCGCTGACCCGGCTGCCGTTCGACGGGACCGGACTGCGGGTGCGCGAGCTGCGCGCCGACCCGGTCGGCGCGGTGCTGCGCACCCGGGACCCGCTGGCCGGCCGCGACACGCTGAGCCTGCGCGACCTGGACGGCCGGCCCTGGTTCCAGCTTCCCGAGGGTACGGATCCGCTGTGGCGTGCCTACTGGAACGGTGCGACACCGGCCGGTGACCGGCCGGCCGGGCTCGTCGTCCGTACCGTCGCGGAATGCATGCAGGCCGTGCTGTGGAACGGCATGGTGGGCATCGCACCGCTGACCCACACGCTGCCGGACGGGCTGGCCTGGGTCCGGCTGACCGACATGCCACCGTCCCGGCTGGTGGTGGCCTGGCCGGTCAGCCGGGACAGCGCGCTGATCAGTTCCTTCGCACGAATAGCGGCCGAGATCCACCGGTAG
- a CDS encoding DoxX family protein — protein MRIVYWILAALLAAFYVYAGGVKVVQSQEALLPMMAWVAQTPMPLVRTIGVLELLGAAGLLLPPLTGILPRLAVAAAAGLSLIQVGGIITHLSRGEAGDIGLNIVLLLASAVTAWLAATHLGTGARNGAARGIAAVVLLAGGLAGADLARDDPAAASAAPGAPHPQASWRDRTPMPQARAEVGVAAPDGRVYVAGGTVQQGDAEPVYASTLVTSYDLRTGR, from the coding sequence ATGCGCATCGTCTACTGGATACTCGCCGCCCTGCTGGCGGCCTTCTACGTCTACGCCGGTGGCGTCAAGGTCGTGCAGAGCCAGGAGGCCCTGCTGCCGATGATGGCCTGGGTCGCACAGACCCCGATGCCGCTGGTCCGCACGATCGGCGTGCTCGAACTGCTCGGCGCGGCCGGTCTGCTGCTGCCCCCGCTGACCGGCATCCTGCCCCGGCTGGCCGTGGCCGCGGCGGCCGGGCTGTCCCTGATCCAGGTCGGCGGCATCATCACCCACCTCAGCCGCGGCGAGGCCGGCGACATCGGCCTGAACATCGTGCTGCTGCTGGCCTCGGCCGTCACCGCCTGGCTGGCCGCGACCCACCTCGGTACCGGAGCGAGAAACGGCGCGGCGCGCGGCATCGCCGCCGTCGTGCTGCTGGCCGGCGGCCTGGCCGGTGCCGATCTCGCCCGCGACGACCCGGCCGCCGCGTCGGCCGCACCGGGCGCCCCGCACCCGCAGGCGTCGTGGCGGGACCGGACACCGATGCCGCAGGCGCGCGCGGAGGTCGGCGTCGCCGCGCCCGACGGCCGGGTGTACGTGGCCGGCGGCACCGTGCAGCAGGGCGACGCCGAGCCGGTTTACGCGAGCACGCTGGTGACCAGCTACGACCTGCGCACCGGACGGTAG
- a CDS encoding MarR family winged helix-turn-helix transcriptional regulator, with amino-acid sequence MTEKTGEPASDAQILGRVASALRRADLAMLAVKERPLRKLGTSGSLYAVLVNLHVKPGQTAAELARVVGVTPQAIQPLVSKLVERGWVERRSHARHAGIQELHLTDEGLRETGRADRVMAHLDDHLRTSLGPADYDRLADLLGRVVDHLADWSPPADA; translated from the coding sequence GTGACGGAGAAAACGGGCGAGCCCGCCAGCGACGCGCAGATTCTCGGCCGGGTCGCCTCGGCCCTGCGCCGCGCCGATCTGGCCATGCTGGCCGTCAAGGAACGCCCGCTGCGGAAGCTCGGCACCTCGGGCTCGCTCTACGCGGTTCTGGTCAACCTGCACGTCAAGCCCGGCCAGACCGCCGCCGAGCTGGCCCGCGTCGTCGGCGTCACGCCGCAGGCGATCCAGCCCCTGGTGTCCAAACTGGTCGAGCGCGGCTGGGTCGAGCGCCGCTCGCACGCCCGGCACGCCGGCATCCAGGAACTGCACCTCACCGACGAGGGCCTGCGCGAGACCGGCCGCGCCGACCGCGTCATGGCCCACCTCGACGACCACCTGCGCACCAGCCTCGGCCCGGCCGACTACGACCGGCTCGCCGACCTCCTCGGCCGCGTCGTCGACCACCTCGCGGACTGGTCCCCGCCCGCGGACGCCTGA